In a single window of the Nodularia spumigena CCY9414 genome:
- a CDS encoding peptidylprolyl isomerase, with translation MSQILTISASDIIHSLKLSSQVPGLVEAIASQKIIAEVAQKSGITVTPEEIQQEGDNLRLAHKLVKAKDTLTWLQKHHLSVNEFEQLVQNKILSKKLANHLFTSQVERFFYQHQLDYIAAITYEIIFDDKDLALEMFYAVEEGEISFPEIARLYILEPELRCTYGYQGRRHRKDFRPEIASAVFAATLQQILKPIVTPKGVYLIWVEEIIQPQLDESLREKIITELFTDWLKQQIQCMEIITQLDSDTLKPQKKLLQQS, from the coding sequence ATGTCTCAAATTCTGACTATTTCTGCTTCAGATATCATTCACAGCCTCAAATTATCTTCTCAAGTTCCTGGTCTTGTCGAGGCGATCGCATCGCAAAAAATTATTGCAGAAGTAGCCCAGAAATCAGGAATTACAGTCACACCAGAAGAAATACAGCAAGAAGGAGATAATTTACGTTTAGCCCATAAGCTTGTCAAAGCTAAAGATACATTGACCTGGTTACAAAAACACCATCTTTCTGTAAATGAGTTTGAACAATTAGTCCAAAACAAAATCCTTTCTAAGAAATTAGCTAATCATCTATTTACCTCTCAAGTAGAACGGTTTTTTTATCAACACCAACTAGATTATATCGCCGCCATCACCTATGAAATCATTTTTGATGATAAAGACTTAGCTTTAGAAATGTTTTATGCGGTGGAAGAAGGAGAAATCAGTTTTCCAGAAATTGCTCGTCTATATATTCTTGAACCAGAACTTCGCTGCACTTATGGATATCAAGGACGGCGACACCGCAAAGATTTTCGCCCAGAAATTGCATCTGCTGTATTTGCTGCAACTTTGCAGCAGATTCTCAAGCCAATTGTGACTCCAAAAGGAGTGTATTTAATTTGGGTGGAAGAAATTATTCAGCCCCAATTGGATGAGTCATTACGCGAAAAAATCATTACGGAATTATTCACTGATTGGTTAAAGCAACAAATCCAGTGTATGGAAATAATTACTCAGCTAGATTCGGATACCCTAAAGCCACAGAAAAAATTACTTCAGCAGTCTTAA
- a CDS encoding HlyD family efflux transporter periplasmic adaptor subunit — MSYISPNSSSVFLKKEQDEYKSYVQPSQETTKLHKTIPPGNTEDLYYGTEELLDALPKVWTRGVLYVLVGFASLALPWATFAKVDETGSARGRIEPQGATQKLDSQAQGSVKAVKVTEGDTVTQGQVLVELDSDILQTEVQQAEAKLSALQNQETQFEVLKSQLQLTLSIQKQQNQFQALEKMSQVNQAQQNLGLKETTYNLQKLERQALVNQVQQQIQTAEDEQVSAEGRLSIDSRQVNRFQQLVNDGAVSANQVDQLKKEEQDSKRLYARAKSDVKQAKLRLAEETSRYEATMNQLQSDIKQAKHQLQAEKNSYQSLLQAGKLAVLKYQEQLKELERQVANLKAEIAQTKSKITSLKLQMQQRVVRSPVDGTIFDLPVTKPGEVVQVGQRIADIAPENTKIVLKANMPIQDSGFLNVGMPVKIKFDAFPFQEYGIIQGKVSRISPDSKTTQTPAGNIETYELEITLEQQYIHNGATRIPLTPGQTANAEVIVRQRRVIDFVLDPFKKLHQNGLEL; from the coding sequence ATGTCTTATATTTCTCCCAATTCCTCATCTGTATTTCTAAAAAAAGAGCAAGATGAGTATAAAAGTTATGTTCAACCCAGCCAAGAAACTACTAAGCTTCACAAGACGATTCCACCAGGTAACACCGAAGATTTATATTACGGTACTGAAGAACTACTAGATGCCTTACCAAAAGTCTGGACTCGTGGTGTTTTGTATGTACTGGTAGGCTTTGCTTCTCTGGCTTTACCTTGGGCAACCTTCGCGAAAGTAGATGAAACTGGCAGCGCCAGAGGACGTATAGAACCTCAAGGTGCAACACAAAAATTGGACTCCCAAGCACAAGGAAGTGTTAAAGCTGTGAAGGTAACAGAAGGCGATACTGTCACCCAGGGACAGGTGCTGGTGGAACTTGATTCTGATATTTTGCAAACGGAAGTTCAGCAAGCCGAGGCTAAACTTTCGGCACTGCAAAATCAAGAAACACAGTTTGAAGTCCTGAAGAGTCAACTACAGTTGACACTTAGTATTCAGAAACAACAAAACCAATTTCAAGCTTTAGAAAAAATGTCTCAAGTGAACCAGGCACAACAAAACCTGGGTTTGAAAGAAACAACTTATAACCTGCAAAAGTTAGAAAGACAAGCATTAGTTAATCAGGTGCAGCAGCAGATTCAAACTGCTGAAGATGAGCAAGTATCGGCTGAAGGTCGGTTGAGTATAGATTCCCGGCAAGTTAACCGCTTTCAGCAACTTGTGAATGATGGTGCGGTTTCGGCAAATCAAGTTGACCAACTCAAAAAGGAAGAACAAGACAGCAAACGACTCTACGCTAGAGCGAAATCTGATGTTAAACAAGCAAAATTACGCTTGGCTGAAGAAACGAGCCGCTATGAAGCTACAATGAATCAGTTACAGTCTGATATTAAGCAAGCAAAACATCAATTGCAAGCTGAGAAAAATAGCTATCAAAGCTTACTGCAAGCTGGTAAGTTGGCGGTGCTGAAATATCAAGAACAACTTAAAGAACTAGAAAGACAAGTTGCTAATTTAAAAGCCGAAATTGCTCAAACTAAAAGCAAAATCACATCCTTAAAGTTACAAATGCAGCAACGAGTTGTGCGATCGCCTGTTGATGGGACAATTTTTGATTTACCAGTCACCAAGCCAGGAGAGGTGGTACAAGTCGGTCAGAGAATTGCTGACATTGCACCCGAAAATACTAAAATTGTACTCAAAGCTAATATGCCGATTCAGGATAGCGGCTTCTTAAATGTGGGAATGCCGGTAAAAATCAAGTTTGATGCTTTCCCCTTTCAGGAATATGGCATTATACAAGGCAAAGTTTCGCGCATTTCTCCCGATTCTAAGACGACTCAAACACCCGCAGGTAACATAGAAACCTATGAGTTAGAAATAACTTTAGAACAACAGTATATTCACAACGGCGCAACACGTATTCCATTAACACCAGGCCAAACAGCAAATGCTGAAGTTATTGTGCGTCAGCGACGCGTAATTGATTTTGTTTTAGATCCGTTCAAGAAGTTGCACCAAAACGGTTTAGAGCTTTAG
- a CDS encoding ABC transporter transmembrane domain-containing protein, whose translation MTTVFSQEYLGEKLTYTLGNRLSKQELQSCLASMEIVQPPVAKQFWQSAEMNAGIYVILAGKVRLSDSSDDLITTLSAWSSFGEMTLFPEENFNHYSARSSQNLELGYLKPEVLQGLMNKYPHIRDRLFSRAEIWDLLLWCRQNSGFPGHPAQFHAMLKALSFFERHNLEIGSVNTQFPDSHLWLLYKGQLLHSQGNSLTPGQISTEPNQGHWQAIQPTIAYILKSSNWLKAREHCPALGSFVPEPEHQNTSTLNQTEWESKHKSDSNPDKRPRQKPITKVIPFPQREPESKAKQNKTLPYFPSPKVKMGHWWQRLSKRYPFYAQQSGADCGSACLVMIGKYWGKHFSVNRLRDMTNVNRSGASLRALAAVGENLGFATRPVKATFDKFAEQSLPAIAHWEGNHYIVVYQITKKRVIVGDPAIGQRSLTRSQFNAGWTGYALLLQPTELLKETKNETANFWKFFELVKPHYSILVEVFLASVLMQLFGLVTPVFTQLLLDRVLVQRSIPTLNAVGMGMIVFGLFGIAMNGVRQYLLDHTANRVSISLLVGFIKHTFRLPLAYFESRYVGDIVSRIQENQKIQRFLTGETLSIMLDMLTLVIYLSMMFWYSWRMTLFVLLTVPPFFILALASTNILRRISREVFNAGAKENSYLIESLTGIRTVRSLAIEQTVRWRWEELLNDLVKKGFNAQVIGNRLRIVSGVIQTFVNASLMWFGAWQVIEGQLTMGQLVAFNMLVGNVLSPFQRLSMLWNGLQEIIISTERINDVLEAEPEEDLQNKPRKPLGRLNGRICFQNVTFRYHAETETNVLENINFEIQPEQMVAVVGRSGSGKTTLSKLILGLYPPTDGKVLIDGFDINTISLRSLRSQIGVVDQDTFLFGGTIRENIGIAHPEASVEEITQAAKLAGADEFIQQLPMGYESQIGESGGMLSGGQRQRLAIARALIGNPRLLLFDEATSHLDSESERIIQNNLKTILQGRTSVIIAHRLSTVRNADLILVLDRGVLVESGTHDELIAKQGHYYYLNQQQLAQVV comes from the coding sequence ATGACAACGGTATTTTCCCAGGAATATCTGGGTGAAAAACTTACTTACACTTTAGGAAACAGGCTTTCAAAACAAGAACTGCAAAGCTGTTTGGCATCTATGGAAATAGTACAGCCACCAGTAGCCAAGCAGTTCTGGCAATCAGCAGAAATGAACGCTGGTATTTACGTCATTCTTGCAGGTAAAGTCAGATTGTCTGATAGTTCTGATGACTTAATTACTACTCTGTCGGCGTGGTCTTCATTTGGTGAAATGACTTTGTTTCCAGAGGAGAACTTTAATCACTACAGCGCCAGAAGCTCACAAAATTTAGAACTTGGGTATCTCAAACCAGAGGTATTGCAAGGGTTGATGAACAAATATCCTCACATTCGCGATCGCCTGTTTTCTCGTGCCGAAATCTGGGATTTATTGCTGTGGTGTCGCCAAAACTCAGGATTTCCCGGACACCCCGCCCAATTTCACGCCATGCTCAAAGCCTTATCCTTCTTTGAGCGACATAACCTAGAGATTGGCTCTGTAAATACACAATTCCCCGATTCCCATTTATGGCTGTTGTACAAAGGTCAACTACTGCATTCTCAGGGTAACTCTTTGACACCAGGGCAAATCTCTACTGAACCGAATCAAGGTCATTGGCAAGCCATACAACCAACCATTGCTTACATCCTGAAAAGTTCAAACTGGTTAAAAGCACGAGAACACTGCCCAGCATTAGGTTCCTTTGTACCTGAGCCAGAACACCAGAATACTTCAACGCTTAATCAGACAGAATGGGAAAGTAAGCATAAAAGCGACTCGAACCCAGACAAAAGACCACGCCAAAAGCCCATAACCAAGGTTATACCCTTTCCCCAGCGAGAACCAGAATCAAAAGCCAAGCAAAATAAAACACTTCCTTACTTTCCCAGCCCGAAAGTGAAAATGGGGCATTGGTGGCAACGCCTGAGCAAACGCTATCCCTTCTATGCTCAACAAAGTGGCGCAGACTGTGGCTCTGCTTGCTTAGTGATGATTGGTAAGTATTGGGGTAAGCACTTTAGTGTGAATCGCTTGCGGGATATGACCAACGTCAACCGCAGTGGTGCATCTTTACGTGCCTTAGCCGCAGTAGGAGAAAACCTGGGTTTTGCCACCCGTCCTGTGAAAGCTACTTTCGATAAGTTTGCAGAACAATCTTTACCTGCGATCGCACACTGGGAAGGCAACCACTACATTGTCGTTTATCAAATCACCAAAAAGCGCGTCATAGTCGGTGATCCCGCTATCGGTCAACGCAGCCTCACCAGGAGCCAATTTAATGCAGGTTGGACTGGTTATGCCTTATTACTGCAACCGACAGAACTACTCAAAGAAACAAAGAATGAAACTGCCAACTTCTGGAAGTTTTTTGAGTTAGTTAAACCTCACTATTCAATACTGGTAGAAGTCTTCCTCGCCAGTGTGCTGATGCAATTATTCGGACTAGTAACGCCAGTATTTACCCAGTTATTACTAGATCGAGTCTTGGTGCAACGCAGCATTCCCACCTTAAACGCCGTTGGTATGGGGATGATTGTTTTTGGTTTGTTCGGTATTGCCATGAATGGAGTCCGGCAATATCTGCTAGATCATACAGCCAATCGCGTCAGCATCTCCCTACTTGTCGGTTTTATTAAACATACCTTCCGCTTACCCCTGGCTTATTTCGAGTCCCGTTATGTCGGAGATATTGTTTCTCGGATTCAAGAAAACCAAAAAATTCAGCGCTTCCTCACCGGCGAGACTCTCTCAATCATGCTGGATATGCTGACATTAGTGATTTATCTGAGCATGATGTTTTGGTATAGCTGGCGCATGACTTTATTCGTACTATTGACAGTGCCACCATTTTTTATTCTGGCATTGGCTAGCACAAATATTTTGCGTCGCATTTCCAGAGAAGTTTTTAATGCTGGAGCCAAAGAAAACAGTTATCTGATTGAATCTCTCACAGGTATTCGCACAGTGCGTTCATTAGCCATTGAACAGACAGTACGCTGGCGTTGGGAAGAACTGCTGAATGATTTGGTGAAAAAAGGCTTTAATGCCCAAGTGATTGGGAACCGCCTGCGAATCGTGAGTGGCGTTATTCAAACCTTTGTGAATGCTTCCTTGATGTGGTTTGGCGCATGGCAAGTCATTGAAGGGCAACTGACTATGGGGCAGTTAGTAGCTTTTAATATGTTGGTGGGTAACGTCTTGAGTCCTTTTCAAAGGCTATCAATGTTGTGGAATGGATTACAGGAAATTATTATTTCTACAGAACGGATTAATGATGTTTTAGAAGCAGAACCAGAGGAAGACTTGCAAAATAAACCCCGCAAGCCTCTAGGGAGACTGAATGGCCGTATTTGTTTTCAAAATGTCACCTTTCGTTATCATGCAGAAACTGAGACTAACGTTCTGGAAAATATCAACTTTGAAATCCAGCCAGAGCAAATGGTAGCAGTAGTGGGGCGCAGTGGTTCGGGAAAAACAACCTTGAGCAAGTTGATTTTAGGTTTATACCCACCTACAGATGGCAAAGTTCTGATTGATGGTTTTGATATTAATACTATATCTTTGCGATCGCTGCGTTCTCAAATCGGTGTTGTTGACCAAGATACCTTTCTCTTCGGTGGCACAATTCGCGAAAACATTGGCATCGCTCACCCAGAAGCTTCTGTAGAAGAAATTACTCAAGCCGCAAAATTAGCAGGTGCAGACGAATTTATTCAGCAATTGCCAATGGGTTATGAATCCCAAATTGGTGAAAGTGGGGGAATGCTTTCCGGTGGACAACGCCAACGCCTAGCCATTGCCAGAGCCTTAATCGGCAACCCCCGCTTATTACTTTTTGATGAAGCCACCAGTCACCTAGACTCAGAATCAGAAAGGATTATTCAGAACAACCTCAAAACAATTCTCCAAGGGCGTACCAGCGTAATTATTGCCCATCGCCTTTCCACAGTCCGCAATGCTGATCTCATATTAGTTTTAGATCGCGGCGTATTAGTAGAAAGCGGTACTCATGACGAATTAATCGCCAAACAAGGACATTACTACTATCTCAATCAACAACAACTAGCTCAAGTAGTTTAA
- the ilvN gene encoding acetolactate synthase small subunit, with product MKHTLSVLVEDEAGVLSRISSLFARRGFNIESLAVGPAEQGGVSRITMIVPGDDRVIEQLTKQLYKLVNVLKVHDITEIPCVERELMLLKVNATSSNRSEVVELAHIFRARVVDVSEDSVTLEVVGDPGKMVAIVQVLQKFGLREIARTGKIALTRESGVNTELLKSLEAKV from the coding sequence ATGAAACATACCCTTTCAGTTTTGGTAGAAGATGAGGCGGGCGTTCTGTCCCGTATCTCCAGTTTATTTGCGCGTCGTGGCTTTAATATAGAAAGCCTCGCAGTTGGGCCAGCAGAGCAAGGAGGAGTGTCTCGCATTACGATGATTGTACCTGGAGACGATCGCGTGATTGAGCAACTCACCAAGCAACTGTACAAATTGGTCAACGTTCTCAAAGTCCATGACATCACCGAAATTCCTTGTGTAGAGCGAGAATTGATGCTTTTGAAGGTGAATGCTACTAGCAGCAACCGCTCAGAAGTGGTCGAACTGGCTCATATTTTTCGGGCGCGAGTGGTAGATGTGTCCGAAGATTCTGTCACTCTCGAAGTTGTGGGAGATCCTGGTAAGATGGTGGCGATCGTCCAAGTGTTACAAAAATTTGGTCTCAGGGAAATCGCCCGCACTGGCAAAATTGCCCTGACTCGTGAGTCGGGTGTAAATACTGAGTTGCTCAAGTCTTTAGAAGCCAAAGTTTAA
- a CDS encoding BON domain-containing protein — MSWLKRLFGLEKPQNAQVNPTPQQVPPGSTTSAAPATTESIPPERLGLNGEYDQSGLAKRVALAFDQDSQLGDIDTLWVAQTSGTVVLKGNVPDQETLNKMVAVARSVNGATGVNTDEVTVG; from the coding sequence ATGAGTTGGTTAAAAAGACTTTTTGGGTTAGAAAAACCGCAAAATGCCCAAGTAAATCCTACCCCGCAGCAAGTACCGCCAGGTTCGACTACTAGCGCGGCTCCTGCTACTACTGAATCAATTCCGCCAGAACGTTTAGGATTGAATGGAGAATACGACCAAAGTGGGTTGGCCAAGCGGGTAGCGTTGGCGTTTGATCAAGATTCGCAACTTGGGGATATTGATACTCTCTGGGTTGCTCAGACAAGCGGGACTGTGGTATTGAAAGGAAATGTTCCCGACCAGGAAACCCTCAACAAGATGGTTGCTGTGGCGCGTTCAGTTAATGGTGCTACAGGTGTTAACACCGATGAAGTCACTGTTGGGTAA
- a CDS encoding alpha/beta fold hydrolase has protein sequence MTTTVHWQQRVGNQRDWVWRGWQTRYTYIRPSQNKSTTPLILLHGFGASIGHWRHNLEVLGEHHTVYALDMLGFGASKKAPANYSIELWVEQVYEFWQAFIRQPVILIGNSNGSLISLAAAAAHPEMVKGIVMMSLPDPSLEQEAIPPFLRPLVTGIKKMVASPLILKPVFHFVRRPSVLRRWVRLAYANPEAITDELVDILAGPPQDRGSARAFSALFRAAIAVNFSPSVKAILPTITAPMLLIWGQKDKFVPPLLAQRFTQYNEKLELLNLEDVGHCPHDESPEQVNQVILDWINRHINYELGITQQ, from the coding sequence GTGACCACTACGGTACACTGGCAACAACGAGTTGGTAATCAAAGAGATTGGGTTTGGCGAGGCTGGCAAACTCGTTATACTTATATCCGACCTAGCCAAAATAAATCCACCACACCCTTAATCCTGTTACACGGTTTTGGTGCATCCATTGGTCATTGGCGACATAATTTAGAAGTCTTAGGCGAACACCATACCGTTTACGCCCTCGATATGCTGGGTTTTGGTGCATCCAAAAAAGCGCCAGCGAATTACAGTATAGAACTGTGGGTAGAGCAGGTATACGAATTTTGGCAAGCATTTATCCGTCAACCAGTCATATTAATCGGTAATTCCAACGGTTCACTGATTTCCTTAGCAGCAGCTGCGGCTCATCCAGAGATGGTGAAGGGTATAGTCATGATGAGTTTACCCGACCCATCTTTAGAACAAGAAGCCATCCCGCCTTTTCTGCGACCTCTGGTGACAGGAATTAAAAAGATGGTTGCTTCCCCGTTGATCCTCAAGCCTGTGTTTCACTTCGTGCGCCGACCCAGCGTGCTGCGTCGCTGGGTCAGACTTGCTTACGCCAATCCCGAAGCCATCACCGATGAACTGGTGGACATTTTAGCAGGGCCTCCCCAAGACAGAGGTTCAGCGCGGGCTTTTAGTGCCTTGTTTAGAGCTGCGATCGCTGTTAACTTTAGTCCTAGTGTCAAAGCCATATTACCCACCATCACAGCACCAATGCTGTTAATTTGGGGGCAGAAAGACAAATTTGTTCCCCCTTTACTGGCACAGAGATTTACTCAGTACAACGAAAAGCTAGAACTTCTCAACTTAGAAGATGTCGGCCATTGTCCCCATGATGAATCCCCAGAACAAGTTAATCAGGTGATTCTAGATTGGATTAACAGGCACATTAATTATGAATTAGGAATTACCCAACAGTGA